One Prunus dulcis chromosome 8, ALMONDv2, whole genome shotgun sequence DNA window includes the following coding sequences:
- the LOC117637811 gene encoding probable carboxylesterase 13, giving the protein MSNEEIAHDFFNVIKVYKDGRVERLLGTSTVPPSTHPENGVQSKDVVISQEPAISARLYIPKSAATSSPQTKLPLLVYFHGGGFCIESSSSPTYHNYLNTLVSEANVVAVSVDYRLAPENPLPAAYDDSWAALKWVASHFDGNGSEDWLNRFADLRGVFFGGDSAGANIAHNMALKLGCEGLVGVKLIGIVLIHPYFWGTEPVGEELTIPAAKREYSIVAFHLPFDYRIR; this is encoded by the coding sequence ATGAGCAACGAAGAAATAGCCCATGATTTCTTTAACGTCATTAAAGTCTACAAAGATGGTCGAGTTGAGAGACTCCTAGGCACATCAACAGTTCCTCCATCAACACATCCAGAGAATGGCGTCCAATCAAAAGACGTTGTGATCTCACAAGAACCAGCCATATCTGCAAGGCTTTACATCCCAAAATCCGCCGCCACAAGCTCACCCCAAACCAAACTCCCTCTTCTCGTTTACTTTCACGGAGGCGGCTTCTGCATTGAAAGCTCATCTTCTCCCACATATCACAACTACCTCAACACCTTAGTCTCTGAGGCCAATGTTGTTGCCGTCTCTGTTGACTACAGGCTTGCCCCGGAAAACCCTTTGCCGGCGGCTTACGATGATTCATGGGCTGCTCTCAAATGGGTTGCTTCCCATTTTGATGGAAACGGCTCTGAAGATTGGCTAAACAGATTTGCAGATTTACGCGGTGTGTTTTTCGGTGGTGACAGTGCTGGAGCTAATATAGCACATAACATGGCTTTGAAATTGGGGTGTGAGGGATTGGTTGGTGTTAAGCTTATTGGGATTGTATTGATACATCCTTACTTTTGGGGCACAGAGCCAGTTGGGGAAGAGTTAACTATCCCTGCAGCTAAAAGAGAGTATAGCATTGTGGCGTTTCACTTGCCCTTTGACTATCGGATCCGATGA